A window from Pseudomonas alloputida encodes these proteins:
- a CDS encoding glycine betaine ABC transporter substrate-binding protein encodes MKKRIALLLGAALLFAGFAQAAEKPLIRIGARVFTEQTVLAEITAQYLRANGFDVRVIGGLGSSLARQAQETGQLDLMWEYTGVSLVSYNHIDERMPSAEATYAKVKELDAKKDLIWLTPSKFSNTYALGLPKQVAEAYPQINSISDLNQVLRDERKRNHLVALDTEFANRPDGLVGLKEMYDLQVGRANIRQMDAGLVYTAMHNNQVFAGLVYTTDGRLSAFNLKLLEDDKHYFPDYTAAPVVRKAVLDANPQLVALLKPLAEQLDDETMRQLNAKVDVDHQNPTAVAAAFLREHPLKEVQP; translated from the coding sequence ATGAAGAAGAGAATCGCCTTGCTGCTGGGCGCGGCCCTGCTGTTCGCAGGATTTGCCCAGGCAGCGGAAAAACCGCTGATCCGCATCGGCGCGCGGGTGTTCACCGAACAGACCGTGCTCGCCGAAATCACCGCGCAGTACCTGCGCGCCAATGGCTTCGATGTGCGTGTCATCGGCGGGCTTGGCAGCAGCCTCGCACGTCAGGCCCAGGAAACCGGCCAGCTCGACCTGATGTGGGAATACACCGGGGTGTCGCTGGTGTCCTACAACCACATCGATGAGCGTATGCCCAGCGCCGAGGCCACTTACGCCAAGGTCAAGGAGCTGGATGCCAAAAAAGACCTGATCTGGCTGACCCCGTCGAAATTCAGCAACACCTATGCCCTCGGCTTGCCGAAGCAGGTCGCCGAGGCCTACCCGCAGATCAACTCGATCAGCGACCTCAACCAGGTGCTGCGCGACGAGCGCAAGCGTAATCACCTGGTGGCTCTGGACACCGAGTTCGCCAACCGCCCCGACGGCCTGGTCGGGCTCAAGGAAATGTACGACCTGCAGGTCGGCCGCGCCAACATCCGCCAGATGGACGCGGGCCTGGTCTACACGGCCATGCACAACAACCAGGTGTTCGCAGGCCTGGTCTACACCACCGACGGTCGCCTGAGCGCGTTCAACCTCAAGCTGCTCGAAGACGACAAGCACTACTTCCCCGACTACACCGCCGCCCCGGTGGTGCGCAAGGCCGTGCTCGACGCCAACCCGCAACTGGTCGCCCTGCTCAAGCCACTGGCCGAGCAGCTCGATGACGAGACCATGCGCCAGCTCAATGCCAAGGTTGACGTAGACCACCAGAACCCGACCGCAGTGGCCGCCGCATTCCTGCGAGAGCATCCCCTCAAGGAGGTACAGCCATGA
- a CDS encoding ABC transporter permease: MAKRYGKGLLGWAAVLVILALLVHWIGIDTIARYRDDLGFYLQAHLVLVLASMAAALAVGIPAGIALSRPHRVDKAERFMQFFNVGNTIPPLAVLAIALSILGIGAGPAIFALFLASLLPIVRNTYEGLKNVPASLKEAATGIGMTPRQQLWQVELPNAVPIIVGGVRVALALNVGTAPLAFLIGANSLGSLIFPGIALNNQPQLLLGAACTALLALVLDAAVSFSSRRWLERGLAQ, translated from the coding sequence GTGGCTAAACGCTACGGAAAGGGGCTGTTGGGATGGGCCGCCGTGCTCGTCATCCTGGCCCTGCTGGTCCACTGGATCGGCATCGACACGATCGCGCGTTATCGCGACGATCTTGGGTTCTACCTGCAAGCGCACCTGGTATTGGTGCTGGCTTCGATGGCGGCGGCGCTGGCCGTGGGCATCCCCGCCGGCATTGCGTTAAGTCGACCGCACCGGGTCGACAAAGCCGAGCGCTTCATGCAGTTCTTCAACGTTGGCAACACCATCCCCCCTCTGGCCGTTCTGGCCATCGCCCTGAGTATCCTGGGCATCGGCGCCGGGCCTGCGATCTTCGCACTGTTCCTCGCGTCCCTCCTGCCCATCGTGCGCAACACCTACGAAGGCCTGAAAAACGTCCCCGCATCGCTCAAGGAAGCCGCTACCGGCATTGGCATGACCCCGCGCCAGCAACTCTGGCAAGTGGAACTGCCCAACGCCGTGCCGATCATCGTCGGCGGCGTACGTGTGGCCCTGGCGCTGAACGTGGGCACCGCACCGCTGGCGTTCCTGATCGGTGCCAACAGCCTGGGCAGCCTGATCTTCCCCGGCATCGCCCTGAACAACCAGCCGCAGCTGCTGCTGGGGGCCGCCTGCACCGCGCTACTGGCACTGGTACTGGACGCGGCGGTGAGTTTCTCCAGCAGGCGCTGGCTGGAACGTGGCCTGGCCCAATAA
- a CDS encoding peptide chain release factor 3, which translates to MTNQAAEVAKRRTFAIISHPDAGKTTITEKLLLMGKAIAVAGTVKSRKSDRHATSDWMEMEKQRGISITTSVMQFPYREHMINLLDTPGHEDFSEDTYRTLTAVDSALMVLDGGKGVEPRTIALMDVCRLRDTPIVSFINKLDRDIRDPIELLDEIEAVLKIKAAPITWPIGCYRDFKGVYHLTGDYIVVYTPGHGHERTEAKIIQKLDSDEARAHLGDQYDSFVEQLELVQGACHEFNQEEFINGQLTPVFFGTALGNFGVDHVLDAVVDWAPRPLGRVAHERTVEPVEEKFTGFVFKIQANMDPKHRDRIAFMRICSGKYEKGMKMRHVRLNKDLRIGDALTFFSSEREQLEEAFAGDIIGLHNHGTIQIGDTFTEGEALGFTGIPHFAPELFRRVRLKDPLKSKQLRQGLQQLAEEGATQVFFPERSNDIILGAVGVLQFDVVASRLKEEYKVECAYEPITVWSARWISCDDKKKLEEFQTKAMENLAIDGGGHLTYLAPTRVNLALMEERWPDIKFRATREHH; encoded by the coding sequence ATGACCAACCAGGCCGCCGAAGTCGCGAAGCGCCGCACTTTCGCAATCATTTCCCACCCCGACGCCGGTAAGACCACCATCACCGAGAAGCTGCTGCTGATGGGCAAGGCCATTGCCGTCGCCGGTACCGTGAAGTCGCGCAAGTCCGACCGCCACGCCACCTCCGACTGGATGGAAATGGAGAAGCAGCGCGGCATCTCCATCACCACCTCGGTGATGCAGTTCCCGTACCGCGAGCACATGATCAACCTGCTCGACACCCCCGGCCACGAAGACTTCTCGGAAGACACCTACCGCACCCTGACCGCGGTGGACTCGGCGCTGATGGTGCTCGACGGCGGTAAAGGTGTAGAGCCGCGTACCATCGCCCTGATGGACGTGTGCCGCCTGCGCGACACGCCCATCGTCAGCTTCATCAACAAACTCGACCGAGACATCCGCGACCCGATCGAACTGCTCGACGAGATCGAAGCCGTTTTGAAGATCAAGGCCGCGCCAATCACCTGGCCGATCGGTTGCTACCGCGACTTCAAGGGCGTGTACCACCTGACCGGTGACTACATCGTGGTGTACACCCCGGGCCACGGCCACGAGCGCACCGAAGCCAAGATCATCCAGAAGCTGGACTCGGACGAAGCCCGCGCGCACCTGGGCGACCAGTACGATTCGTTCGTCGAGCAACTGGAGCTGGTGCAGGGCGCTTGCCACGAGTTCAACCAGGAAGAGTTCATCAACGGTCAGCTGACCCCTGTGTTCTTCGGTACTGCACTGGGCAACTTCGGTGTCGACCACGTGCTCGACGCCGTGGTCGACTGGGCGCCGCGTCCGCTTGGCCGTGTGGCCCACGAGCGCACCGTGGAGCCTGTGGAAGAGAAGTTCACAGGCTTCGTGTTCAAGATCCAGGCGAACATGGACCCGAAACACCGTGACCGTATCGCCTTCATGCGCATCTGCTCGGGCAAGTACGAGAAAGGCATGAAAATGCGCCACGTGCGCCTGAACAAAGACCTGCGTATCGGCGATGCGCTGACGTTCTTCTCCTCCGAGCGTGAGCAGCTGGAAGAAGCCTTTGCCGGTGACATCATCGGCCTGCACAACCACGGCACCATCCAGATCGGCGACACCTTCACCGAAGGCGAAGCGCTGGGCTTCACCGGTATCCCGCACTTCGCGCCGGAGCTGTTCCGCCGCGTACGCCTGAAAGACCCGCTGAAATCCAAGCAACTGCGTCAAGGCCTGCAGCAGCTGGCCGAAGAAGGTGCTACTCAGGTGTTCTTCCCTGAGCGCAGCAACGACATCATCCTGGGTGCGGTCGGTGTGCTGCAGTTTGACGTGGTCGCCAGCCGCTTGAAGGAAGAGTACAAGGTGGAGTGTGCCTACGAGCCTATCACCGTCTGGTCGGCGCGCTGGATCAGTTGCGATGACAAGAAGAAGCTCGAGGAATTCCAGACCAAGGCCATGGAAAACTTGGCCATCGACGGCGGCGGTCACCTGACCTACCTGGCGCCGACCCGGGTCAACCTGGCGCTGATGGAAGAGCGCTGGCCGGACATCAAGTTCCGCGCTACCCGCGAGCACCATTAA
- a CDS encoding polyamine ABC transporter substrate-binding protein: protein MRTFLLAPLMLAASVASAAETVKIYNWSSYVAPDTLKNFQQASGIVPTYDVYDSNETLDGKLMTGNSGYDVVFPSNHFMARQIQGKALKRLDKSQLPNWHNLNPVLLKALEVNDPGNQYGFPYLWGSTGIGYNIDKVKAVLGDNAPVDSWDLIFKPEYMSKLKSCGVAVLDNGPELLPIALHYLGLPHHSQDPKDYEKAKDLLMKVRPYISYFHSSKYTGDLANGDICVVVGFSGDVLQAKNRADEANNGVKVGYSIPKEGAPMWFDMVAMPVDAPDEKAGYAYMNYLLQPEVMANISNHVQYANGNLKADGLVDPAMKGNTMIYPSDEVMGKLYALEAMPAKIDRIRTRIWTSIKAGN, encoded by the coding sequence ATGCGCACCTTCCTCCTCGCCCCCCTGATGCTGGCCGCCAGCGTGGCCAGCGCCGCTGAAACGGTGAAGATCTACAACTGGTCCAGCTACGTGGCCCCCGATACGTTGAAAAACTTCCAGCAAGCCAGCGGCATCGTGCCGACCTATGACGTGTACGACAGCAATGAAACCCTCGATGGCAAGTTGATGACCGGCAATTCCGGCTACGACGTGGTGTTCCCCTCCAACCATTTCATGGCCCGGCAGATCCAGGGCAAGGCCTTGAAGCGCCTGGACAAATCCCAGCTGCCTAACTGGCACAACCTCAACCCGGTGCTGCTCAAGGCGCTGGAGGTGAACGACCCGGGCAACCAGTACGGCTTCCCGTACCTGTGGGGCAGTACCGGTATTGGCTACAACATCGACAAGGTCAAGGCGGTGCTCGGCGACAACGCGCCCGTGGACTCCTGGGACCTGATCTTCAAGCCCGAGTACATGAGCAAGCTGAAAAGCTGTGGCGTCGCGGTGCTGGACAATGGCCCCGAACTGCTGCCGATCGCCCTGCACTACCTGGGCTTGCCCCATCACAGCCAAGACCCCAAGGACTACGAGAAGGCCAAGGACCTGCTGATGAAAGTGCGGCCTTACATCAGCTATTTCCACTCGTCCAAGTACACGGGCGACCTGGCCAACGGCGATATCTGCGTGGTAGTGGGGTTCTCAGGGGATGTGCTGCAGGCGAAGAACCGCGCCGACGAGGCGAACAATGGCGTGAAGGTGGGCTATTCGATACCCAAGGAGGGCGCGCCGATGTGGTTCGACATGGTTGCCATGCCCGTCGATGCGCCGGATGAAAAGGCCGGATATGCCTACATGAACTACCTGCTGCAGCCGGAAGTGATGGCCAACATCAGCAACCACGTCCAGTACGCCAACGGCAACCTCAAGGCGGACGGGCTGGTGGACCCGGCGATGAAGGGTAATACGATGATTTACCCGAGCGACGAGGTGATGGGCAAGCTGTATGCGCTGGAGGCGATGCCGGCGAAGATCGACCGTATTCGTACGCGAATCTGGACCAGTATCAAAGCCGGAAATTGA
- a CDS encoding cupin domain-containing protein, with the protein MSITQFKNTEFAVLDSSNPVAVPLGEPVAVTSVTCVERSDGVETGIWECTPGRWRRQIVQQEFCHFIKGRCTFIPDGGEPLVIEAGDALMLPANSTGTWDIQETVRKTYVLIF; encoded by the coding sequence ATGAGCATCACCCAGTTCAAGAACACCGAATTTGCCGTGCTCGACAGCTCCAACCCGGTCGCGGTACCGCTCGGCGAACCCGTGGCAGTCACGTCAGTCACCTGCGTGGAGCGCAGCGATGGCGTTGAAACCGGCATCTGGGAATGCACCCCAGGGCGCTGGCGGCGGCAGATCGTGCAACAGGAGTTCTGCCATTTCATCAAGGGCCGCTGCACGTTCATCCCCGACGGTGGCGAGCCCCTGGTCATAGAAGCCGGAGACGCATTGATGCTACCGGCCAACAGCACCGGCACCTGGGACATCCAGGAGACCGTGCGCAAAACCTACGTGCTTATTTTCTGA
- a CDS encoding NAD(P)/FAD-dependent oxidoreductase, with product MQPLRTLSLWMDQLDEPLCARPALRNDLDVDVCIIGAGYTGLWTAYYLKRQAPQLNIAVIEAQIAGFGASGRNGGWLMGNLLGEDRLLGTLSPQQRRASIDLLHGIPDEVHHVLQSEGIDCDYRKGGVLYCAARYPEQERSLRAYLDDLYRQGMTEDDYRWLSPEQLGSQLRVSNAFGAIYSPHTATIQPAKLVRGLARAVEALGVSIYENTPAIDWQPSEVRTPLAQIRCQWMVPAVEGYAASLPPLGKHQLPVQSLLVATEPLPEATWEQIGLSKGQAFSESSRQVTYGQRTADNRLVFGARGGYRFGGRLRENFNLDEHEVELRRYLFGELFPQLKQVRITHTWGGNLGMARRFRPHMLCDRQRGIALAGGYGGEGVGATNLGGRTLAALILNQHNELTAQPWVLDNRPLSSLASWPPEPCRWLGYNAIIQSFVHEDRTLANPASAPWRRRLAISVADFMEGFMH from the coding sequence ATGCAACCCCTGCGCACGCTCAGCCTGTGGATGGACCAGCTCGACGAGCCGCTGTGCGCGCGCCCGGCACTGCGCAATGACCTCGACGTTGACGTGTGCATCATCGGTGCCGGCTATACCGGCCTTTGGACCGCGTACTACCTCAAGCGCCAGGCCCCCCAGCTGAACATCGCGGTGATTGAAGCCCAAATCGCCGGCTTCGGCGCCTCCGGCCGTAATGGGGGCTGGCTGATGGGCAACCTGCTCGGCGAAGACCGCCTGCTCGGCACCCTCTCGCCGCAACAGCGCCGCGCCAGCATCGACCTGCTGCACGGCATCCCGGATGAAGTGCATCACGTGCTGCAAAGCGAAGGCATCGACTGCGACTACCGCAAAGGCGGCGTCCTTTATTGCGCGGCGCGCTACCCGGAGCAGGAACGCAGCCTGCGCGCCTACCTCGACGACTTGTATCGCCAAGGCATGACCGAGGACGACTACCGCTGGCTGAGCCCCGAGCAGCTGGGGAGCCAGCTGCGGGTCAGCAATGCGTTTGGAGCCATTTACAGCCCGCACACGGCGACCATCCAGCCAGCCAAGCTGGTGCGCGGCCTTGCCCGGGCAGTGGAGGCGCTGGGCGTATCGATCTACGAAAATACCCCGGCCATCGACTGGCAGCCGAGCGAGGTGCGTACCCCGCTGGCACAGATTCGCTGCCAGTGGATGGTACCTGCCGTGGAGGGTTACGCCGCCAGCCTGCCGCCACTGGGCAAACACCAATTGCCAGTACAGAGCCTGCTGGTGGCCACCGAGCCGCTGCCAGAGGCCACCTGGGAGCAAATTGGCCTGAGCAAGGGCCAAGCCTTCAGTGAAAGCAGCCGCCAGGTCACCTACGGCCAGCGCACTGCCGACAACCGTCTGGTCTTCGGTGCTCGCGGTGGCTATCGCTTCGGTGGGCGTCTGCGCGAGAACTTCAACCTCGACGAACACGAAGTCGAACTGCGCCGCTACCTGTTCGGCGAACTGTTCCCGCAGCTCAAACAGGTACGCATCACTCATACCTGGGGCGGCAACCTCGGCATGGCGCGACGCTTCCGCCCACACATGCTTTGCGACCGCCAGCGCGGCATCGCCCTTGCCGGCGGCTACGGCGGCGAAGGCGTCGGGGCTACCAACCTGGGTGGGCGCACCCTGGCGGCGCTGATCCTCAACCAGCACAACGAACTGACGGCGCAACCCTGGGTGCTCGACAACCGCCCGCTATCGAGCCTGGCAAGCTGGCCTCCCGAGCCCTGCCGCTGGCTGGGCTACAACGCGATCATCCAGAGCTTCGTCCACGAGGACCGGACCCTCGCCAACCCCGCCAGTGCACCGTGGAGGCGGCGCCTGGCCATCTCGGTTGCGGACTTCATGGAAGGCTTCATGCACTGA
- a CDS encoding AraC family transcriptional regulator, translated as MHYPPMIATTLPDGPEQTPLTAEIVLRYHLCWKHRDLDGVMALYHPDIQYHDFFQNRVLGHQELRDYVRACLPHEAGEDIVHSDRIRVDGSTAFIQYQVTVQGGDGLVAFQSSEAITVRDGLIWRVNEYATLVRQNGTGHANSGPRPATSRLGLSPRQLSTMAQDLEHYFRRQRPYLDPELDLQQVADASGYSRNQISYLLNQVLGQSFYRYVNQARLQHLMASLGDDSVEATIDELAFSAGFNSLSAFYKCFREHTGFTPKAYLKQISLRART; from the coding sequence ATGCACTATCCACCCATGATCGCCACCACCCTCCCCGACGGCCCCGAGCAAACCCCGCTTACCGCCGAAATCGTGCTGCGCTACCACCTCTGCTGGAAGCATCGCGACCTCGACGGTGTCATGGCGCTCTACCACCCCGATATCCAGTACCACGACTTCTTTCAGAACCGCGTGCTCGGCCATCAGGAACTGCGCGACTACGTACGCGCCTGCCTGCCCCATGAAGCCGGCGAGGACATCGTCCACAGCGACCGCATCCGCGTCGATGGCAGCACCGCATTCATCCAGTATCAGGTCACGGTCCAGGGCGGTGACGGCCTGGTTGCGTTCCAGTCCAGCGAGGCGATCACCGTCAGGGACGGGCTGATCTGGCGGGTCAACGAATACGCCACGCTGGTCCGCCAGAACGGCACAGGCCACGCCAACAGCGGTCCGCGCCCCGCCACCAGCCGCCTGGGCTTGTCGCCTCGGCAGTTGTCGACCATGGCCCAGGACCTGGAGCATTACTTCCGGCGTCAACGCCCCTACCTCGACCCGGAGCTCGACCTGCAACAGGTCGCCGACGCCAGCGGCTACAGCCGCAACCAGATTTCCTACCTGCTCAACCAGGTGCTGGGGCAAAGCTTCTACCGCTACGTCAACCAGGCACGCCTGCAGCACCTGATGGCCAGCCTCGGCGACGACAGCGTCGAGGCGACGATCGACGAGCTGGCCTTCAGTGCCGGCTTCAACTCGCTGTCGGCGTTCTACAAGTGCTTCCGCGAACACACCGGGTTCACGCCCAAGGCCTACCTGAAGCAAATTTCCCTGCGTGCACGCACGTAA
- a CDS encoding peptide ABC transporter ATP-binding protein: MAVVLSARELTRHYEVSRGLFKGHALVRALNGVSFELEAGKTLAVVGESGCGKSTLARALTLIEEPSSGSLQIAGTEVKGASKAERKQLRRDVQMVFQSPYASLNPRQKIGDQLAEPLLINTSLSKAERRDKVQKMMEQVGLRPEHYQRYPHMFSGGQRQRIALARAMMLQPKVLVADEPTSALDVSIQAQVLNLFMDLQKEFNTAYVFISHNLAVVRHVADQVLVMYLGRPAEMGPKEDIYAKPLHPYTQALLSATPAIHPDPLKPKIRIVGELPNPLNPPDGCAFHKRCPYATERCAKEVPALRQVSTRQVACHYAEQFL; the protein is encoded by the coding sequence ATGGCCGTCGTTCTATCCGCCCGGGAGCTGACCCGGCATTACGAAGTCTCCCGCGGGCTGTTCAAGGGCCATGCGCTGGTGCGCGCGCTCAATGGCGTGTCGTTCGAACTGGAGGCCGGCAAGACCCTGGCCGTGGTCGGCGAGTCGGGCTGCGGCAAGTCGACCCTGGCCCGCGCCCTGACCCTGATCGAAGAGCCGTCGTCCGGATCGCTGCAAATTGCCGGCACCGAGGTGAAGGGCGCCAGCAAGGCAGAGCGCAAACAACTGCGCCGCGATGTGCAGATGGTGTTCCAGAGCCCCTACGCCTCGCTCAACCCACGGCAGAAGATCGGTGACCAACTGGCCGAACCGCTGCTGATCAACACCTCGCTGAGCAAGGCCGAGCGCCGCGACAAAGTGCAGAAGATGATGGAGCAGGTCGGCCTGCGCCCCGAGCACTACCAGCGCTACCCACACATGTTCTCCGGCGGCCAGCGCCAGCGTATCGCCTTGGCCCGGGCGATGATGCTGCAACCCAAGGTGCTGGTGGCCGACGAACCGACCTCTGCGCTGGACGTGTCGATTCAGGCGCAGGTGCTGAACCTGTTCATGGATCTGCAGAAGGAGTTCAACACCGCCTACGTGTTCATCTCGCACAACCTGGCGGTGGTGCGGCATGTGGCGGATCAGGTACTGGTGATGTACCTGGGGCGGCCGGCGGAGATGGGGCCGAAGGAGGACATCTACGCGAAGCCGCTGCACCCGTATACCCAGGCGCTGCTGTCGGCGACACCCGCGATTCATCCAGACCCGTTGAAGCCGAAAATTCGTATCGTCGGGGAGCTGCCCAACCCGCTGAACCCGCCGGATGGGTGTGCGTTTCACAAACGCTGCCCGTATGCGACCGAGCGGTGTGCCAAGGAGGTGCCGGCACTGAGGCAGGTGAGTACGCGGCAGGTTGCGTGCCACTATGCGGAGCAGTTTCTTTAA
- a CDS encoding ABC transporter ATP-binding protein, translating into MSLLQINNLNVRFGDANAVPVVDGLDLKVDAGEILAIVGESGSGKSVTMMALMGLIDAPGRITADSLTFDGTDMLKLSGRQRRKVVGKDIAMVFQDPMTALNPSYTVGFQIEEVLRQHLGLKGKAARQRALELLKKVEIPAAESRLDAYPHQLSGGMSQRVAIAMAIAGEPKLLIADEPTTALDVTIQAQIMELLVNLQKERNMALILITHDLAVVAETARRVCVMYAGQAVEVGQVPELFDVPAHPYSEALLAAIPEHSIGAERLATLPGIVPGRYDRPVGCLLSPRCPYVQDNCRRQRPPLDPQAHSLVRCFYPLNQEVA; encoded by the coding sequence ATGTCACTGTTGCAGATCAACAACCTGAATGTGCGCTTCGGCGACGCCAATGCAGTACCGGTGGTAGACGGCCTGGACCTGAAAGTGGACGCTGGCGAGATCCTGGCCATCGTCGGCGAGTCCGGCTCGGGCAAGTCGGTCACCATGATGGCCCTGATGGGCCTGATCGACGCTCCCGGGCGCATCACCGCCGACTCACTGACCTTCGACGGCACTGATATGCTCAAGCTCAGCGGCCGTCAGCGGCGCAAGGTGGTGGGCAAGGACATCGCCATGGTCTTCCAGGACCCGATGACCGCGCTCAACCCCAGCTACACCGTAGGCTTCCAGATCGAGGAAGTGCTACGACAGCACCTGGGCCTGAAAGGCAAGGCTGCACGCCAGCGTGCTCTGGAGCTCTTGAAAAAGGTCGAGATCCCGGCCGCAGAAAGCCGCCTGGACGCTTACCCGCACCAGCTGTCAGGCGGCATGAGCCAACGTGTGGCGATCGCCATGGCCATTGCCGGCGAGCCCAAGCTGCTGATCGCAGACGAACCGACCACGGCCCTCGACGTGACGATCCAGGCACAGATCATGGAACTGCTGGTCAACCTGCAGAAGGAGCGCAACATGGCGCTCATCCTGATCACCCACGACCTCGCCGTGGTCGCCGAAACCGCCAGGCGGGTGTGCGTGATGTACGCCGGCCAAGCCGTGGAAGTGGGCCAGGTGCCAGAACTGTTCGATGTGCCCGCCCACCCTTACAGCGAAGCCCTGCTCGCCGCGATCCCCGAGCACAGCATTGGCGCCGAACGCCTGGCCACCCTGCCTGGCATCGTCCCCGGCCGCTACGACCGCCCGGTCGGTTGCCTGCTGTCACCACGCTGCCCCTATGTACAGGACAATTGCCGGCGCCAGCGCCCGCCCCTCGACCCTCAGGCCCACAGCCTGGTGCGTTGCTTCTACCCGCTGAACCAGGAGGTGGCGTGA
- a CDS encoding ABC transporter permease subunit, whose amino-acid sequence MTSPIPKSVSPASPVDQSLLYPSPYKEFWQAFARNKGAVMGLAFMCLVVFCALFAPWVAPHDPSEQYRDFLLTPPVWLEGGTWQFILGTDELGRDLLSRLIQGARLSLLIGLSSVVMSLIPGILLGLLAGFFPQLLGPSIMRLMDVMLALPSLLLAVAIVAILGPGLINTVIAIAIVSLPSYVRLTRAAVMGELNRDYVTAARLAGAGLPRLMFVTVLPNCMAPLIVQATLSFSSAILDAAALGFLGLGVQPPTPEWGTMLASARDYIERAWWVVSLPGLTILLSVLAINLMGDGLRDALDPKLKNAA is encoded by the coding sequence ATGACTAGCCCGATTCCAAAATCCGTGTCACCGGCCAGCCCGGTGGACCAGAGCCTGCTCTACCCCTCCCCGTACAAAGAATTCTGGCAAGCCTTCGCGCGCAACAAGGGCGCGGTCATGGGCCTGGCCTTCATGTGCCTGGTGGTGTTCTGCGCGCTGTTCGCGCCTTGGGTCGCCCCGCATGACCCGAGCGAGCAGTACCGCGACTTCCTGCTGACCCCGCCGGTGTGGCTGGAAGGCGGCACCTGGCAGTTCATCCTGGGCACCGACGAACTGGGCCGTGATCTGCTTTCGCGGCTGATTCAGGGTGCACGGCTATCGCTGCTGATCGGCCTGTCGTCAGTGGTGATGTCACTGATCCCGGGCATTCTCCTTGGCCTGCTGGCCGGCTTTTTCCCGCAGTTGCTCGGCCCGTCGATCATGCGCCTGATGGACGTGATGCTGGCGCTGCCGTCACTGCTGCTGGCTGTGGCCATCGTCGCCATCCTCGGCCCTGGCCTGATCAACACCGTGATCGCCATCGCCATCGTTTCCCTGCCGTCCTACGTGCGCCTGACCCGCGCCGCGGTGATGGGCGAACTGAACCGCGACTACGTCACCGCTGCCCGCCTGGCCGGCGCCGGCTTGCCCCGGCTGATGTTCGTCACCGTGCTGCCCAACTGCATGGCACCGCTGATCGTGCAGGCGACCCTGAGTTTTTCCTCGGCGATCCTCGACGCCGCTGCGCTGGGTTTCCTCGGCCTCGGCGTGCAGCCGCCTACCCCCGAGTGGGGCACCATGCTGGCTTCGGCCCGGGATTACATCGAGCGCGCCTGGTGGGTGGTAAGCCTGCCCGGCCTGACCATCCTGCTCAGTGTGCTGGCAATCAACCTGATGGGCGACGGCCTGCGCGATGCGCTGGACCCGAAACTCAAGAATGCCGCCTGA